The Coffea eugenioides isolate CCC68of chromosome 8, Ceug_1.0, whole genome shotgun sequence genome has a segment encoding these proteins:
- the LOC113781714 gene encoding uncharacterized protein LOC113781714, which yields MEQMAKMVKPKSEEITGESNFNCGGCSVSACSRTASPIVPLHWPSAVQPLDATLFRSRSLCDIANPSLFAMTHASRPELLSDQRESAMVANPGALLYVLPFPCFFPLHSLTNALRLPSPPQNDGRNQTYSNNQCTASSSMKNSLHGEDDQACLSLKVKTEASNSISVDDVHQAGFGYPPDGGGNIGGTYPDRMVLMPTPLRCVRPATSLRVGLSTAARRNDTLTKAEVVASSAGQREKGASEEHQEPVVYTRKMSEDATTAAEARRRRKELMKLKIP from the exons ATGGAACAG ATGGCCAAAATGGTGAAGCCCAAGTCGGAGGAAATCACAGGAGAATCAAACTTTAACTGCGGAGGATGTTCTGTATCTGCATGTTCAAGAACTGCATCTCCTATTGTTCCACTTCACTGGCCATCAGCAGTTCAACCTCTAGATGCTACCCTGTTTCGAAGCAGATCTCTATGTGATATTGCAAATCCATCGCTTTTTGCCATGACACATGCATCAAGGCCGGAATTATTGTCTGATCAAAGAGAATCTGCGATGGTTGCTAATCCAGGAGCTTTGTTATACGTACTGCCATTCCCTTGTTTCTTTCCTCTGCATTCCCTAACAAATGCTCTTCGCCTGCCGTCCCCTCCTCAAAACGATGGACGAAATCAAACTTATTCAAATAATCAGTGCACAGCAAGTTCTTCCATGAAAAACAGTCTGCATGGAGAGGATGACCAAGCCTGTTTATCCTTGAAAGTCAAAACAGAAGCTTCTAATTCAATCTCCGTTGATGATGTCCATCAGGCTGGATTTGGATACCCTCCAGACGGTGGTGGTAACATTGGAGGAACTTATCCTGATAGGATGGTTCTCATGCCGACACCCTTGAGGTGTGTCAGGCCGGCAACTAGTTTGCGCGTAGGACTTAGTACTGCTGCAAGGAGAAATGACACTTTAACCAAGGCGGAGGTTGTTGCATCTTCTGCCGGACAAAGAGAAAAAGGTGCATCGGAAGAGCATCAAGAGCCAGTGGTTTACACCAGGAAAATGTCAGAGGATGCAACCACTGCTGCAGAAGCCAGGAGGAGGAGAAAAGAATTGATGAAACTGAAAATCCCGTAG